A stretch of Cygnus olor isolate bCygOlo1 chromosome 16, bCygOlo1.pri.v2, whole genome shotgun sequence DNA encodes these proteins:
- the GHRH gene encoding somatoliberin has protein sequence MLDKATLLLFLHLVACSISSPLYPALRYSPRPVTGKAMNFQLQDRGPLQSHNPSTEEQDEEGLLPDPTEKRMQRHADAIFTDNYRKFLGQISARKFLQTIIGKRLRNSESSPEEGVHELLTRRQSDSILMDSRYHQRMVLRDFLGAILQNQRPRDVNSSQLEGFPNTLAKLM, from the exons ATGCTGGATAAGGCCACCCTGCTCCTGTTCCTGCACTTAGTTGCATGctccatctcctctcctctctacCCAGCTCTCAG gtacAGCCCACGGCCTGTTACTGGCAAGGCCATGAACTTCCAGCTGCAGGACCGTGGCCCACTGCAGAGCCATAACCCCTCAACAGAGGAACAGGACGAGGAGGGTTTGTTACCAGACCCTACTGAGAAAAG GATGCAGCGCCACGCAGATGCCATATTCACTGACAATTACCGGAAATTCCTGGGGCAGATTTCTGCCCGCAAATTCTTACAGACCATCATTGGCAAGCGGCTCAG AAACAGTGAGAGCAGCCCAGAAGAAGGGGTGCACGAGCTTCTGACGAGGCGCCAGTCCGACAGCATCCTGATGGACAGCCGCTACCACCAGCGGATGGTACTGAGGGACTTCCTGGGAGCCATTCTGCAGAATCAAAG GCCTCGGGACGTAAACAGCAGCCAGTTAGAAGGGTTTCCCAACACCCTGGCTAAGCTCATGTGa